A portion of the Minwuia thermotolerans genome contains these proteins:
- a CDS encoding acyl-CoA dehydrogenase family protein, whose protein sequence is MIFRDPVHMTEELGMLRDTVRRFVAEEVTGKGDAWEKEGRTPKSVLKKLGDLGLLGVRYPAEYGGSELDTLATVALHEELGRSTYGGFHAMVSVHTDMASPHLARYGTDEQKQKYMPAIVAGDILTAVAVTEPGAGSDVAGISTKAVRDGNGWRLNGRKIFITNGATADVLFVAAKTDSSVKGSRGISIFIVERDTPGFETARTLDKTGWRSSDTAELVFEDARLPADALLGQENRGFYAIMDNFQNERLTLGAASVGMAMAGIEQTLDWVKQRRAFGNPLWDLGAVRQRMAKAAAEVEAARQLTWHAAWLDAQGLDCTREVSMVKALTGDMVNHVLYECTQFFGGMGFMTENPVERMYRDARVMSIGGGASEVMLEEVAKRL, encoded by the coding sequence ATGATATTCCGCGATCCGGTCCACATGACCGAAGAACTCGGCATGCTGCGCGACACCGTACGCCGCTTCGTCGCTGAGGAAGTGACGGGCAAGGGCGACGCCTGGGAGAAGGAGGGGCGCACGCCGAAGTCGGTGCTGAAGAAGCTGGGCGATCTCGGTCTGCTGGGCGTGCGCTATCCGGCCGAATACGGCGGCTCCGAACTCGACACCCTGGCCACCGTGGCGCTGCACGAGGAACTCGGCCGCTCCACCTATGGCGGCTTTCACGCCATGGTCTCGGTCCACACCGACATGGCCTCGCCGCATCTGGCCCGCTACGGCACCGACGAACAGAAGCAGAAGTACATGCCCGCCATCGTCGCCGGCGACATCCTGACCGCGGTCGCGGTGACCGAGCCCGGCGCGGGTTCCGACGTCGCCGGCATATCGACCAAGGCCGTGCGCGACGGCAATGGCTGGCGGCTCAACGGGCGCAAGATCTTCATCACCAACGGCGCCACCGCCGACGTGCTGTTCGTCGCGGCCAAGACCGACAGCTCGGTCAAGGGCAGCCGCGGCATCTCCATCTTCATCGTCGAGCGCGACACGCCGGGCTTCGAGACCGCGCGCACGCTCGACAAGACCGGCTGGCGCTCCTCGGACACCGCGGAACTGGTCTTCGAGGACGCACGCCTGCCCGCCGACGCCCTTCTGGGGCAGGAGAACCGGGGCTTCTACGCCATCATGGACAATTTCCAGAACGAGCGTCTGACCCTCGGCGCGGCCTCGGTGGGCATGGCCATGGCCGGGATCGAGCAGACGCTCGACTGGGTCAAGCAGCGCCGCGCCTTCGGCAACCCGCTGTGGGATCTCGGCGCGGTGCGCCAGCGCATGGCGAAGGCCGCCGCCGAAGTCGAGGCAGCACGGCAGCTGACCTGGCACGCGGCCTGGCTGGACGCGCAGGGCCTCGACTGCACGCGCGAGGTCTCTATGGTGAAGGCGCTGACCGGCGACATGGTCAACCACGTGCTCTACGAGTGCACGCAGTTCTTCGGCGGCATGGGCTTCATGACCGAGAACCCGGTCGAGCGCATGTACCGGGATGCGCGGGTGATGTCGATCGGCGGCGGCGCTTCCGAGGTGATGCTGGAGGAGGTGGCGAAGCGGCTCTGA
- the dapB gene encoding 4-hydroxy-tetrahydrodipicolinate reductase, translated as MRIAIAGAAGRMGRMLLKQVSETEGAEIAGGLEAKGAAAVGEDLGRLAGLEPVGVTVSDDPAAVFGAADVVIDFTVPEATVANAKAAAETGCAMVIGTTGLSKDQQAGIERAAEKVAVVQAGNMSLGVNLLMQTAKQVAAALGLDWDVEVVEMHHRWKIDAPSGTALMLGRAAAEGRGQDHDKVAVGGRYGHTGARKKGQIGYAALRGGNVVGEHSIIFATDNERVTLSHTATDRAIFAAGAVRAAMWTEGRPPGLYGMVDVLGLGGER; from the coding sequence ATGAGGATCGCAATTGCGGGCGCCGCCGGGCGCATGGGACGGATGCTGCTGAAGCAGGTGAGCGAAACCGAGGGCGCGGAAATCGCCGGCGGGCTGGAGGCGAAGGGCGCCGCCGCGGTCGGCGAGGACCTCGGGCGGCTGGCCGGGCTGGAGCCGGTCGGCGTCACCGTCTCCGACGACCCGGCCGCGGTTTTCGGCGCCGCCGACGTGGTCATCGACTTCACCGTGCCCGAGGCGACGGTCGCCAACGCGAAGGCCGCCGCCGAGACCGGCTGCGCGATGGTGATCGGCACCACAGGGCTGTCGAAGGACCAGCAGGCCGGGATCGAACGCGCGGCGGAGAAGGTCGCCGTGGTCCAGGCGGGCAACATGTCGCTCGGCGTCAACCTGCTGATGCAGACCGCAAAGCAGGTCGCCGCCGCCCTCGGCCTCGACTGGGACGTGGAGGTGGTGGAGATGCACCATCGCTGGAAGATCGACGCGCCCTCCGGCACCGCGCTGATGCTGGGCCGGGCCGCCGCCGAGGGCCGGGGACAGGACCACGACAAGGTCGCCGTGGGCGGGCGCTACGGCCATACGGGCGCGCGGAAGAAGGGTCAGATCGGCTATGCGGCGCTGCGCGGCGGCAATGTCGTGGGCGAGCATTCGATCATCTTCGCCACCGACAACGAACGGGTGACGCTCAGCCACACCGCGACCGATCGCGCCATCTTCGCCGCCGGCGCGGTGCGGGCCGCGATGTGGACCGAAGGGCGCCCGCCCGGCCTCTATGGCATGGTCGACGTGCTGGGACTGGGCGGCGAGCGCTGA